One Candidatus Saccharibacteria bacterium RAAC3_TM7_1 genomic region harbors:
- a CDS encoding GIY-YIG catalytic protein (RAAC3_TM7_1_179), with protein MYYFYVLRSQKDSKLYYGQTTDLRRRFELHNTGQVPATKQRRPLELIYYEAYNSKELAIKREHTVKRSGTARDALQKRITGS; from the coding sequence ATGTATTATTTTTACGTTTTACGCTCACAAAAAGATAGTAAATTGTATTACGGACAAACGACGGATCTTAGAAGGCGATTTGAGCTCCATAACACTGGACAGGTTCCCGCTACAAAACAGAGGCGACCTCTTGAACTAATCTACTACGAAGCGTATAATTCCAAAGAGCTTGCTATAAAACGTGAACATACTGTAAAACGCAGTGGCACTGCAAGAGATGCTTTGCAGAAACGTATTACGGGTTCATAG
- a CDS encoding hypothetical protein (RAAC3_TM7_1_180), which produces MNVAIVFVVVLALLFGLAYFTKRKFGALGLALAAGSMLSELWADKLTPLVAEAGLSVARPPLITIVSVALVLLPAIVLLFSGPSYREAPLRLVGATLFAALAFALLIEPLGSALVLQGQGKVIYDFFAENQVYIVTIGLILAVLDLVATHTGRRYPRSSKH; this is translated from the coding sequence ACTCGCGTATTTCACTAAGCGGAAATTCGGGGCGCTTGGCCTCGCTCTTGCGGCCGGCTCGATGCTCAGTGAACTTTGGGCGGACAAGTTGACACCGCTTGTTGCAGAAGCTGGGCTTTCTGTCGCCCGTCCTCCGCTAATCACTATCGTATCAGTGGCATTAGTGTTGCTGCCGGCAATAGTTCTGTTATTTAGCGGGCCAAGTTACCGAGAAGCACCACTACGTCTAGTAGGAGCAACCCTATTTGCAGCGCTTGCCTTCGCACTTTTGATCGAGCCACTTGGTTCGGCACTTGTGTTACAGGGGCAAGGTAAAGTTATCTATGATTTCTTTGCTGAAAACCAGGTCTATATCGTGACCATTGGTCTTATCCTGGCGGTGCTCGATCTCGTGGCGACGCACACCGGCCGACGCTATCCGCGCAGCAGCAAACATTGA